A genomic window from Periweissella cryptocerci includes:
- a CDS encoding carboxylate--amine ligase, producing the protein MVKHHVLFLGSDESIYGSARELHEAFGMKSTIIAAGRPMTATRDSHIVDIKLVPGINDDPKFIEEMRKIGAEVKAAGQPTILVGSGDKYAALIAQHKAELAEFFVIPYIDYDRMIELNHKETFEPIAAEFGLAMPATKRITPADAERDVESEWGYPVILKSDNSVEWMDLFFPGHKKIYFINSHEELNEVIKLAYANGYTSTFTMQDMIPGDDSFERNLTAYIDQNGKVRVISMGHALIEDPGPQGRGNHMAIMPDYNEAIYDQYVKFLEGLNITGFVNFDLKFDTRDNTYKVFEMNIRLGRSNWWASLNGTNWMRALVDDYDDVAIPDMPVYANADKSKWKVWLAITPKLYKQYMRHNEATDFALKLIENGQYGYTYKYKNDWNIKRFLNYRRANQNFAKYYAKYFKA; encoded by the coding sequence ATGGTTAAACATCACGTTTTATTTTTAGGTAGTGACGAAAGTATTTACGGTTCTGCCCGTGAATTACATGAAGCATTCGGGATGAAATCAACGATTATCGCCGCGGGACGCCCAATGACGGCGACGCGCGATAGCCACATCGTTGATATTAAGTTAGTACCCGGAATTAACGATGATCCCAAGTTCATCGAAGAAATGCGCAAGATTGGGGCGGAAGTCAAAGCCGCCGGGCAACCAACAATCTTGGTAGGTTCTGGTGACAAATACGCAGCTTTGATTGCCCAACACAAAGCGGAATTAGCGGAATTTTTCGTAATTCCTTACATTGATTATGACCGCATGATTGAATTGAACCACAAGGAAACCTTTGAACCAATTGCGGCTGAATTTGGCCTAGCGATGCCCGCAACCAAGCGGATTACGCCAGCGGATGCGGAACGCGATGTTGAATCAGAATGGGGTTATCCCGTAATCTTGAAGTCAGATAATTCAGTTGAATGGATGGATTTATTCTTCCCTGGGCATAAGAAGATTTACTTCATTAACTCCCACGAAGAATTGAACGAGGTCATCAAGTTAGCCTATGCGAATGGCTACACCAGCACTTTCACGATGCAAGACATGATTCCTGGGGATGATTCGTTTGAACGGAATTTGACGGCGTATATCGACCAAAATGGTAAGGTACGGGTGATTTCAATGGGGCACGCCTTGATTGAAGATCCCGGTCCCCAAGGCCGCGGTAATCACATGGCGATTATGCCCGATTACAACGAAGCCATCTATGACCAATATGTAAAATTCTTAGAAGGATTGAATATTACCGGGTTTGTGAACTTTGATTTGAAGTTCGATACCCGCGACAATACCTACAAAGTCTTTGAAATGAACATTCGCCTCGGCCGGTCAAATTGGTGGGCGAGCTTAAACGGGACGAACTGGATGCGCGCATTAGTTGATGATTACGATGACGTTGCAATTCCCGACATGCCAGTCTACGCCAATGCTGACAAGAGCAAATGGAAGGTTTGGCTGGCAATCACGCCGAAGTTGTACAAGCAATACATGCGTCACAACGAAGCAACTGATTTTGCCTTAAAGTTGATTGAAAATGGTCAATACGGCTACACGTACAAGTACAAGAACGATTGGAACATCAAGCGCTTCTTGAACTACCGGCGTGCCAACCAAAATTTTGCCAAGTATTACGCGAAATATTTTAAAGCATAA
- a CDS encoding putative polysaccharide biosynthesis protein produces the protein MAENTPTQQSSDNKKQMLRGSFWLTAGSIMSRVLGALYIIPWVAMFGEYGLQGNALFSKGYNIYALFLMAASAGIPSAVSKLVARYNAKEEYGIAMRLYKSSLQIGFFTGLLSALILWFGAPLLAAGDPSVVPVLHSLAPAVFIIPVMSMTRGFLQGNNQMAPSAMSQFMEQLLRVIYMLLLTWIILVVNHGSWQSAVVQSTFAAFIGAIAGIAVLAWTLYKQRKMFKDRLAESKNAETISAKRLIWEVVAQAIPFVVVGSAIPFYQIIDQYTFFKIMQMFTNLPYAMLNTQYAIFDFNANKLIMIVISLAVAMGSTAIPLLAAAHAKDDNQEISEQVRFTLELFSVVMIPAAIGMAAIAQPLYVTFYGYNDSAMLTLMGTTILQFSSFLGIMFGLFTLLSTITQGLSRNREALQALGIGLIVKLALQVPMVALLGAMGTLVASFLGFVVSSLLVIRQLQNDYDLKLVTMTNTLSTVIAASIAMGAVAYGTTELALHFLSPEARIIQILIVAVAVALGGAVYAFLILRSPIAEKFFGARAARLRTKLHIR, from the coding sequence ATGGCAGAAAATACGCCAACTCAACAAAGCAGCGATAATAAAAAACAAATGCTGCGCGGTTCATTTTGGCTGACCGCTGGTAGTATCATGTCGCGGGTTTTAGGGGCCTTGTACATTATTCCATGGGTCGCCATGTTCGGTGAATACGGATTACAAGGGAATGCTTTATTTTCAAAAGGTTACAACATTTACGCATTGTTCTTGATGGCGGCCTCGGCGGGGATTCCTTCGGCGGTGTCAAAGCTCGTCGCCCGTTATAATGCCAAAGAAGAATATGGGATTGCGATGCGGCTGTATAAGTCGTCATTGCAAATTGGTTTCTTTACCGGTTTACTTTCCGCATTGATTTTATGGTTTGGGGCACCGCTCTTAGCCGCGGGTGATCCGTCCGTCGTACCAGTGCTTCACTCACTCGCGCCGGCAGTCTTTATCATTCCAGTGATGAGTATGACGCGGGGATTCCTGCAAGGTAACAATCAGATGGCACCTTCAGCGATGTCACAGTTCATGGAACAATTGCTCCGCGTAATCTACATGTTGTTGTTAACGTGGATTATCTTAGTTGTCAATCACGGTTCATGGCAGTCAGCCGTAGTGCAATCAACATTTGCCGCCTTTATCGGGGCGATTGCGGGGATTGCCGTGCTCGCCTGGACTTTGTACAAGCAACGCAAAATGTTCAAAGACCGCTTAGCTGAAAGTAAGAATGCCGAAACCATTTCAGCAAAACGCTTAATCTGGGAAGTCGTTGCCCAAGCAATTCCATTCGTCGTGGTTGGTTCAGCAATTCCGTTCTACCAAATCATTGACCAATATACGTTCTTCAAAATCATGCAAATGTTTACGAATCTGCCATATGCGATGTTAAATACGCAATATGCAATTTTCGATTTTAATGCTAATAAATTAATTATGATTGTCATTTCTTTGGCCGTGGCGATGGGGTCAACTGCCATTCCGTTGTTGGCTGCCGCTCATGCTAAGGATGATAATCAAGAAATTTCTGAACAAGTACGCTTCACGTTGGAACTCTTCAGTGTGGTGATGATTCCCGCCGCGATTGGGATGGCTGCTATTGCGCAACCGCTCTATGTGACGTTCTATGGCTACAATGATAGTGCGATGCTAACGTTAATGGGGACAACGATCTTACAATTCTCATCATTCTTAGGAATTATGTTTGGATTATTTACGTTGCTTTCAACGATTACCCAAGGATTGTCACGAAATCGTGAAGCCCTCCAAGCGTTGGGAATAGGTTTGATTGTGAAACTTGCCTTGCAAGTGCCAATGGTCGCGCTCCTTGGGGCGATGGGGACGTTGGTGGCATCATTCCTTGGCTTTGTCGTTTCAAGCTTACTAGTTATTCGCCAATTACAGAATGATTATGATTTGAAGCTCGTAACCATGACCAACACTTTAAGCACCGTGATTGCCGCCTCAATTGCGATGGGGGCAGTGGCCTATGGGACAACTGAATTAGCGTTACACTTCTTGTCACCTGAAGCTCGCATCATTCAAATTTTGATTGTTGCGGTTGCTGTGGCATTAGGGGGCGCGGTCTATGCATTCTTGATTCTCCGCTCACCAATCGCCGAAAAATTCTTTGGCGCTCGTGCGGCTCGATTACGTACGAAGCTCCACATTCGTTAA